A genomic stretch from Ovis canadensis isolate MfBH-ARS-UI-01 breed Bighorn chromosome 5, ARS-UI_OviCan_v2, whole genome shotgun sequence includes:
- the MARCHF2 gene encoding E3 ubiquitin-protein ligase MARCHF2: MTTGDCCHLPGSLCDCSDSPAFSKVVEATGLGPPQYVAQVTSRDGRLLSTVIRALDTPSDGPFCRICHEGANGESLLSPCGCTGTLGAVHKSCLERWLSSSNTSYCELCHTEFAVEKRSRSLTEWLKDPGPRTEKRTLCCDVVCFLFITPLAAISGWLCLRGAQDHLRLHSHLEALGLIALTIALFTIYVLWTLVSFRYHCQLYSEWRRTNQKVRLKMQADGSEGSQHSPLAAGLLKKVAEETPV; the protein is encoded by the exons ATGACGACGGGTGACTGTTGTCACCTCCCCGGCTCCCTGTGTGACTGCTCTGATAGCCCTGCCTTCTCCAAGGTCGTGGAGGCCACAGGCCTCGGGCCACCCCAGTATGTGGCCCAGGTGACTTCAAGGGATGGCCGGCTCCTCTCGACCGTCATCCGGGCCTTGGACACACCGAG TGATGGTCCCTTCTGCCGGATCTGCCATGAGGGGGCAAATGGGGAGAGCCTGCTGTCTCCATGTGGGTGCACTGGCACGCTGGGCGCTGTGCACAAGAGCTGTCTGGAGAGGTGGCTTTCCTCGTCCAACACCAGCTACTGCGAGCTGTGCCATACAGAGTTTGCAGTGGAGAAGCGGTCCCGATCTCTCACAGAG TGGCTGAAGGACCCTGGGCCTCGGACAGAGAAGCGGACGCTGTGCTGTGACGTGGTGTGCTTCCTGTTCATCACGCCACTGGCCGCTATCTCAGGCTGGCTGTGCCTGCGAGGCGCCCAGGACCACCTCCGGCTCCACAGCCATCTGGAGGCCTTGGGACTGATCGCCCTCACCATCGCCCTGTTCACCATCTATGTCCTCTGGACACTG GTCTCATTCCGCTACCATTGCCAGCTGTACTCCGAGTGGAGAAGGACCAACCAGAAAGTGCGCCTGAAGATGCAGGCTGATGGCTCCGAGGGCAGCCAGCACTCCCCACTGGCGGCCGGACTCCTGAAGAAGGTGGCTGAGGAGACGCCCGTGTGA